A genomic stretch from Candidatus Rokuibacteriota bacterium includes:
- a CDS encoding ABC transporter ATP-binding protein: MLLRAAGLTKSYPGAGAGAGPVRVLQEVDLEVKAGEIMAILGDSGSGKSTLLNLLGLLEPPDAGEIWFDAEPVSSLTRRQQARLRGARIGYVFQSFLLLPGLTAWENILLAARYVGQERRQAEREALRLMERLDVVHRRGHYPAQLSGGEQQRVAFCRAVLNAPSLLLADEPTGNLDAQHARVILGELRAQARERGATVVLVTHRAEAAAEADHALRIQGGRLEPA, encoded by the coding sequence CCGGCGCCGGGCCGGTCCGCGTCCTCCAGGAAGTGGACCTCGAGGTGAAGGCCGGGGAGATCATGGCCATCCTGGGGGATTCCGGCTCGGGCAAGTCCACGCTCCTCAACCTGCTCGGCCTCCTCGAGCCCCCGGACGCGGGGGAGATCTGGTTCGACGCCGAGCCGGTGAGCTCCCTCACCCGGCGCCAGCAGGCCCGGCTGCGTGGCGCGCGCATCGGCTACGTCTTCCAGTCCTTCCTGCTGCTCCCGGGGCTCACGGCGTGGGAGAATATCCTGCTGGCGGCCCGCTACGTGGGCCAGGAGCGGCGGCAGGCCGAGCGGGAGGCGCTCCGACTGATGGAGCGGCTCGACGTGGTCCATCGCCGGGGGCACTACCCGGCGCAGCTCTCCGGCGGCGAGCAGCAACGGGTCGCCTTCTGCCGGGCGGTACTGAACGCGCCGTCCCTCCTGCTCGCGGACGAGCCCACGGGCAACCTGGACGCACAGCACGCGCGCGTCATCCTGGGCGAGTTGCGGGCGCAGGCCCGCGAGCGGGGGGCGACCGTGGTCCTGGTCACGCATCGGGCCGAGGCCGCCGCAGAGGCCGACCACGCGCTTCGGATCCAGGGCGGGCGACTCGAGCCCGCGTGA